A genomic segment from Clostridiales bacterium encodes:
- a CDS encoding carbohydrate ABC transporter permease has translation MKSINKKMSGGNIKQYFSGYGIFTFFNYIFLSLVAVITLYPFYFVVVASFSDPGELQKYTGLLIAPVGKITFSAYELVFKNPMVGSGYLNTLFILAVGVSINIVMTIIGAYFLSLKRVMFKKYIMIFIIFTMYFSGGMIPSYLNIRELHLLDSIWSLILPGAVSTINIIILRTAFDAIPDSLIEAARIDGASHYKIMWKIMVPLSKATLAVLVLYYGVGHWNSWFSASIYLRTPSKYPLQLVLHNILLANQSDSMTGSVGLDEASQLANLIKYALIVVSTVPILAVYPFLQKYFTKGVMIGAIKE, from the coding sequence GTGAAAAGCATAAATAAAAAAATGTCCGGAGGAAATATAAAACAATATTTTAGCGGATATGGAATCTTTACTTTTTTCAATTATATATTTTTAAGCCTTGTAGCAGTAATTACTTTATACCCTTTTTATTTCGTAGTAGTCGCATCATTCAGCGATCCTGGAGAGTTGCAGAAATACACCGGCCTTTTGATTGCACCGGTAGGTAAAATTACCTTTTCTGCATATGAGCTTGTATTTAAGAATCCCATGGTTGGCAGTGGCTATCTCAATACACTATTTATTCTGGCAGTTGGGGTATCAATTAATATAGTAATGACAATTATAGGTGCTTACTTTTTATCTTTGAAAAGGGTTATGTTTAAAAAATATATCATGATCTTTATAATATTTACCATGTATTTTAGCGGCGGTATGATTCCAAGTTATTTAAATATCAGGGAATTACATCTGCTCGATTCAATATGGTCATTAATCTTACCGGGAGCGGTCAGCACAATTAACATAATTATTTTGAGGACGGCATTTGATGCTATCCCTGATAGTCTAATTGAAGCGGCCAGAATTGACGGAGCCTCTCATTATAAAATAATGTGGAAGATTATGGTCCCATTGAGCAAGGCTACACTTGCTGTCCTGGTATTATATTACGGTGTTGGGCATTGGAATTCGTGGTTCAGTGCATCCATCTATTTACGAACTCCTTCGAAGTATCCGCTTCAATTAGTACTCCATAATATACTTTTAGCTAATCAGTCAGACAGTATGACAGGCAGTGTTGGTTTAGACGAAGCATCCCAATTGGCTAATTTAATAAAATATGCCTTAATTGTTGTATCTACTGTTCCGATACTGGCTGTTTATCCTTTCCTTCAAAAATATTTTACAAAGGGTGTAATGATTGGAGCGATAAAGGAATAA
- a CDS encoding ABC transporter permease subunit has product MLKQPGLFVPIYIISDIWQNVGWDTIIYLAAISGINPALYEAAQIDGANRWKQTLHVTIPGIMVTVVILLILRIGGIMNVGYEKIILLYNPGIYSTSDVISTFVYRKGLLESNWSFSAAVGLFNSIINFILVIVFNKLSKKISNISLY; this is encoded by the coding sequence ATGCTTAAACAGCCGGGTTTATTTGTTCCTATTTATATTATCTCAGACATATGGCAAAATGTTGGATGGGATACCATTATCTACCTAGCTGCCATATCAGGAATAAATCCGGCTCTTTATGAAGCTGCCCAAATAGATGGAGCTAACCGTTGGAAACAAACGCTTCATGTTACAATACCGGGAATCATGGTTACTGTTGTTATTCTGCTAATTCTACGAATTGGCGGCATTATGAATGTGGGATATGAGAAGATTATTTTGTTGTACAATCCGGGAATTTATAGTACTTCAGATGTTATATCAACTTTTGTATACCGCAAAGGTTTGCTGGAGAGCAATTGGAGTTTTAGTGCAGCAGTCGGCCTGTTTAACTCCATAATTAATTTCATTCTGGTTATTGTATTTAATAAGTTAAGCAAAAAAATAAGCAATATCAGCTTATATTAA
- a CDS encoding cyclic-di-AMP receptor, translating into MKLVIAIVQDDDSANVLSKLTKEGFRVTKLATTGGFLRAGNTTLLIGVDQDKVDSVIEIIKNLCETRKQVITSTSPVAGTTGIYVPYPIEVSVGGATVFVVDVDKFIKI; encoded by the coding sequence ATGAAATTGGTGATTGCAATTGTACAGGATGACGATTCCGCTAACGTTTTAAGCAAGCTTACAAAAGAAGGATTCAGGGTAACAAAGCTTGCGACTACAGGCGGCTTTTTAAGGGCAGGCAATACTACATTGCTTATAGGTGTTGACCAGGACAAAGTAGACAGTGTAATTGAGATAATTAAAAATTTGTGCGAAACCAGAAAACAGGTTATTACATCTACATCACCCGTTGCAGGGACTACCGGCATATATGTTCCTTACCCAATTGAAGTTTCGGTAGGAGGGGCGACGGTCTTTGTAGTCGATGTCGATAAATTTATAAAAATATGA